From a region of the Thermoanaerobaculia bacterium genome:
- the had gene encoding 6-hydroxycyclohex-1-ene-1-carbonyl-CoA dehydrogenase has translation MNGYVGYVLEAAGGPLRRVERAIPVPGPEEALVRVAGCGVCHTDAGFLEAGVRTRHPLPLVLGHEISGYVEDAGSAFRSLVGRAVVVPAVMPCGTCAECRAGRATVCAAQVMPGNDRDGGFATHVVVPAGALCPVPGASSDPDAPLAGKTTLRHLSVVADAVSTAYQSVLRSGAAAGDAAVVVGLGGVGGYAAQIARDRGAAVIAIDVDPARLEAARDKGAVDAIDPSGLSAKEIRGRVQAAARKAGAAAAGWKIYECSGTAAGQTTAFGLLGPAATLMIVGFTLDAVSVRLSNLMAFDAKAVGNWGCDPAHYPEIVRLVLEGRIDVVSSTEMRSLSSVTRVFEDLREHRVSGRVVLVPDEGLRA, from the coding sequence GTGAACGGATACGTCGGCTACGTTCTGGAGGCCGCGGGCGGGCCGCTTCGCCGGGTGGAGCGGGCGATCCCGGTCCCCGGTCCCGAAGAGGCGCTCGTGCGCGTCGCCGGGTGCGGCGTCTGTCACACCGACGCCGGGTTCCTGGAGGCCGGAGTGCGCACGCGCCACCCGCTGCCCCTCGTCCTCGGCCACGAGATCTCGGGATACGTCGAGGACGCGGGGAGCGCGTTTCGTTCGCTCGTGGGCCGCGCCGTCGTCGTGCCGGCCGTCATGCCGTGCGGGACCTGCGCGGAGTGCCGGGCCGGCCGTGCGACCGTCTGCGCCGCCCAGGTGATGCCCGGAAACGACCGCGACGGCGGTTTCGCGACGCACGTCGTCGTGCCGGCGGGCGCGCTGTGTCCGGTCCCGGGGGCATCCTCGGATCCCGACGCTCCGCTGGCGGGAAAGACCACTCTCCGGCACCTCTCGGTCGTCGCGGACGCCGTGTCGACCGCGTACCAGTCGGTGCTGCGGTCGGGAGCGGCCGCCGGGGACGCGGCGGTCGTCGTGGGGCTGGGAGGAGTCGGCGGCTACGCGGCGCAGATCGCTCGCGACCGCGGCGCGGCGGTGATCGCGATCGACGTCGATCCGGCGCGGCTCGAGGCCGCGCGCGACAAGGGCGCCGTCGACGCGATCGATCCTTCCGGACTCTCGGCGAAGGAGATCCGGGGGCGCGTGCAGGCCGCCGCGCGGAAGGCCGGCGCCGCGGCGGCCGGCTGGAAGATCTACGAGTGCTCCGGGACGGCGGCCGGGCAGACGACGGCTTTCGGACTCCTCGGCCCCGCAGCGACCCTGATGATCGTCGGCTTCACGCTCGACGCCGTTTCCGTCCGGCTTTCGAACCTGATGGCGTTCGACGCGAAGGCGGTGGGAAACTGGGGATGCGATCCGGCGCATTATCCGGAGATCGTCCGGCTGGTGCTCGAGGGGAGGATCGACGTGGTTTCGTCGACGGAAATGCGGTCTCTCTCTTCGGTGACCCGCGTCTTCGAGGATCTCCGCGAGCATCGGGTGTCGGGGCGCGTCGTGCTCGTTCCCGACGAGGGCCTCCGCGCTTGA
- a CDS encoding enoyl-CoA hydratase/isomerase family protein, with protein MRDPVRLVSGEGGVGRIVLDRPPANILDLETFAAIRSAIGKIAADPDVRALVFEGAGANFSFGASVAEHLPERVGELLPAFRSLLVDLEDSGIPTASIVRGQCLGGGLELAAWCGRVFCDPTARFAVPEIRLAVFPPIAAILLPWRIGGPAATQMILSGSAVDGETAARTGLADACAADPEEAFRAWFEETLAPKSAVALRFASRAVRRPLALALADDLPALEKVYLDELMARRDPVEGLRAFLEKRKPRWENR; from the coding sequence TTGAGGGATCCCGTGCGTCTGGTTTCCGGGGAGGGCGGAGTCGGGCGGATCGTCCTCGACCGCCCTCCCGCGAACATCCTCGATCTCGAGACGTTCGCGGCGATCCGAAGCGCGATCGGGAAGATCGCGGCCGATCCGGACGTCCGAGCGCTCGTCTTCGAAGGCGCGGGGGCCAACTTCAGCTTCGGGGCGTCTGTCGCCGAGCACCTGCCCGAGCGGGTCGGCGAGCTCCTCCCCGCGTTCCGGTCCCTCCTCGTCGATCTCGAAGACTCGGGAATCCCGACCGCCTCGATCGTGCGGGGCCAGTGCCTCGGCGGGGGCCTCGAGCTCGCGGCGTGGTGCGGCCGGGTCTTCTGCGATCCGACGGCGCGGTTCGCCGTTCCCGAGATCCGGCTCGCGGTCTTCCCGCCGATCGCCGCGATCCTCCTTCCGTGGCGCATCGGCGGACCGGCGGCCACCCAGATGATCCTCTCCGGATCGGCCGTCGACGGAGAAACGGCGGCGCGCACGGGGCTCGCCGACGCGTGCGCCGCCGATCCCGAGGAGGCGTTCCGGGCCTGGTTCGAGGAGACGCTCGCGCCGAAGTCGGCCGTCGCTCTCCGCTTCGCGTCGAGAGCCGTCCGCCGGCCCCTCGCGCTCGCTCTCGCGGACGACCTGCCGGCCCTCGAGAAGGTCTATCTCGACGAGCTCATGGCGCGACGCGATCCCGTCGAGGGCCTCCGCGCGTTCCTGGAGAAACGCAAGCCCCGCTGGGAGAACCGTTGA